The genome window ggaagcaaGGGGAAATCTCGAGGAGACTcttggagaggtgctggtaccagaaaatctggtgccgaaaatggtagcacatcaagaaaattgcgatgcagtcaactccatgatcgcatgtATTCAAACCAGactacgaaaggcagaggagaagaGAATAGTGCGGTCGCATGCGtcacgtatagaagaaaggtgactaagctagaataagctgactccgccctgtgatgtaacaACTTATGgtggcagggagggagtcgggggtggttttagtgggtaaaaatcccacacgctggtgtgtccagaccagtgtcttttgaagatttccaccttctggtaaagaaaaaagaaaacaagcggggaaaccggaagcttgacgcttcaggtataaaaggttttgtgtttccctatgtgaggaacataacgtagttctccattggcttatagcattgacccgagatattgaaatcgctcggttctgggcaggttactgccattgccagaactgagcgatttaaatatctcgaagggcagattactgcattgccagaactcagcgatttaaatatcttgagtcaatgctatcagccaatggagaactgcgtaatgaaattgtttcacgcattaatgcaacctggatgaagtggcattccccaactggtgttctttgtaatcgacgtatcagcgcacgccccaaatctaaaatttactgcaatgtcgtccgtctgccgctctctatagttctgagtgttggccgactagaaaggacaatgaacggcgtcttgcggtagtgggaacgaagatgttgcattgcactggtggcgtgacaagttttgattacgtctcaaatgagaatatccgcgatcgatatgggtttgcaccgatcgtgagaaaactgcaagagaggcgttttcgagtttggtcacgtaattcgcagtaacgagaattcaacaaccagtattggtcagaacatcgaaagcaatggtaagcaaccaaaaagccggccaaaacaatggtggcttgatacgctggatggggtctCAATGGTCTcaaggtctcaagattacatcctgatcgggcatttgataaaataaaatgacgaaaccgatcaccacgagccgaccccgcttgtgaactgaaggttgaaggaaaagaaaaagatgtgaggcctttagccagctcaggctcaaactattggtttcgattggatataattcgcacccttggcgtgttttcctgaaaatataaaggagcgttttccatctgatgccactcacggtcacgctgctcccagggcagaggtgaggcagcgtctgaagagttgcctctgctctggacgaaactgtttgtcctataatttttgtaatgtttgggtgccatgcccctaacgagggatccgcggaccaaagagacgtgggagtaagttgctctccatttggtccggtccaacaacaagtggttgtggacttaggatccctcacttatgcTAAACAAtttataactttggtgttaattgccagatttccacgaaatttagcacgtatataggaaatattgtcctctatgctagtACAAaactcggaagtcctaggacgaatttaaggggggttttccagtaaatttctaaaaagtagtaatatactattagtaagtttatttgagcagatatcggaatgggacatattttgaggcctagattttatctaggcgcaccaccctgatttttctcggatttttaggttgggtagttttcgaaaacgagtcctgtttcacttcaagtgcgtacattttgactccttactcacacactttgcaatttatgccaaaactaatatcagtttcgaaaaatataaatcgagaccttttattttatactctacacaactatatccggtgaaaaaaattattgaatcccccctttgcatgtatggggagccccctttaaactccacctaaatttatgccactcgctgtatgcgtgggatttcatagtttccatctgtaaaccgaatttcgttcggatccgattagccgttttggagaaaaatgcgtgtgacagacagacattgaatcgattttaataaggttttgttttacacaaaaccttaaaaacacagacagacattgaaccgattttatgaggttttgttttgcaaacaaaacgttaaaaTAGGCGTAATGCATCGGCGTCATGCCAGGTTAGCTAATGTGGCGGCGGTAGTTCAGTGCATCGGTGTTCACACTGCCGGCAATGCAGTCTGCGGTTCACGTCTCCACTGAGCCGCCACAATAATAACACTATTCAATTGTCAATTTACATCTTACAAGATGCCATAATCCCTATGAGGTAATTCATTTATTAAGTCATAAGATGCCTACAACTGAAGTCAATTAACTTCTAACCCGAAACTTAAGTCTGTACataagaaaataattttaattttatttcagcatttcattttagttcatcaaaattgcaaaagaagacgagatagaccctgcctaagatggaacgatggagtaggtcaggacgccagacagcttttagggatatcgaattggtggacctcagtgcaaaaccggaaggtcaggagttccttattaaggcaggcctagactggataccggttgttgcaccgttgatgatgatgatgaaaattacaTTATGTTACCATTACTTTGTTGGCGAAATAATACGAAAAAAATTTGTattgtattgaaaaaaaaaagattctgcAAACAATTTTCTTGATTCCCTAACCATATCTTTTATctaattatttttcaaattttcatttcctAATCTGATTAGAATAGGCAtgcaacatacatatatgagtTCAGTTTCCTAtaaaacatatgtatgtaaatggGGAGAGGAATTATGGGTCAGTATTCATGTTTAATCGTGTTCTGCATTTTGCTTTCTTCTAAGCAGATGTGTGCTACGCAACTTACGCAATTCCCACCTGAAAAGCTCTTTAAATAGAGCCCACGCCCGAAAGCTCCCGCAAAATCAAATTAGCCTCCGTTGGGGTCAGACAACAGACATTAGTCAGCTACCGCACGCACGAAAGCAAACGCACATTTCAATGAAGAAATTTTGGAGACTTTTCCTGTTTTTAGGATGTAGAGTGAAATCCAGAAGGACAACTCAACAAACTAAATCCggaaaatttctccaaaaagaaCAGAAAATCAGGAGACATTCATACACAATGGCAGTCAAATTGAGAACGATTTTCAGAAAACGACCGAAATCCGAAAGTAGTGATGATGCACCAGAAGAGAGTAGTGAATAAATATACGAAAAAAATGGAGTGAAATGAAAGAcgaaaagaaaatatgaaatgaaatgaaaaacgagaaaaaatgaaatgaaaaacgaaaaaaaatgaattttccttGTTTCAGCAAAGTGAAGCAATATTTAAGTGAAAGTGCATTTAGCGAACTTGAAATGAAAATTGCATTTCAGAATCATATAATTTTCAGACAAATATAAATCCGATAAtcacaaataaattaaaatgaaacaaaaagaagaaaattgtgaaaagtGGTACAGAaatgttgaaataaaaaaatatgttttgtccCAAAATATTTAACATGAAAATCATCCAAAAAATGTTTATGATACTTAAAGCAACAACTTATTTACTTTTATCCCAGTTCTTTACGACTTGTTtgcattcccaaaaaaaaaattccaatctAAACTGTTTCAATATCATATTATGTAAAAAACAAAGTTATGCTTTGTCTTTAAGAAATTGAATTCATAAGTTTGGAGCAGTCTAATATTTTTCGATAAAAGAAAACTTTAAAGTTGCAACAAATACGCACCAATTTTAAATCAAAGTGCATTTAAATTTACACGTTTGCTACAGATACTTAATATTTTAGTCGGTTTGACTTcaaataaaaaaccaaaaacataaaaaaaaatgtaaaattgagaaaaatataaaaataaaatttgattttctaaaattgaaaagaaagcgTACTCATTTGATGTGAAACATTATAATATTCGCTCGTCTCATAGGATGcaaattatttttacttttagaaTAATTTATCCCGGATTGGCCTGGAGACCACATATAGTTGCCACAGCCCTTTTCTCTTTCCTATCATATAAACTAGGAAACTaactataacaagtcgggaaaccgcaagctgagcgcttcaggtatgaaaggttttgtttgctcctcctgtaagtatatttgagtgtagaactatcccatttgtacatagcccgttatgtatatgtatttagcatagtagatttagtacttcgggttgtaaatttacacggtaaggacaactttgagctactgtaactttgttacttatagtatgattttgatcaaacttggagataatatgctccatattatattttatactactaccaactattataactctgagataaacttcaggaggttttactaaattttcccaaaaatacagtaatatactattattaacttaatttgagcagatatcgatatggagagcctgggcatcatatagaggcagcttcatgaattttttcagatttttcggttgggtagtttctgttagttaaagaaatcatcactttccacccctcccagtccccacctttctaacaaatgtcaaaactaaaaccggcttcgaaaaatactaatcgagacctttcatttgataccccacatgacaatattcggtgaaaaaagttttacaccccccccccccccccttaatctcaacctaaaaggatatcactcactgcatgtctacacaccttcccaccaaatttcgtgtcaatcggtatagccgtttctaagaaaagtgcgtgtggcagacagacagacagacacaatatagcatgcgtcagggggctagtggctttgtgtgggcaaaaataagcggtgtattcgtatacagctgctacgctccaccaagcCTCaaacttcctgagtttgaagaactgttagacgatttcgttcacgacgcaaggggacgaggtccgaaggtgatagccggtgactttaatgcgtgggctatcgagaggggaagcaaagagactaacgcaagggggcggtgcttattagaagcatttgcccagttaaaTATAGTTtcggccaacgaaggcgatgtaaacgcttatcggaaagggggaactggttcaattgtagatcttacttttgtcttacttttgtgttgccctgcactggcacgtgacATGTTCTGGCAAGTTAGCGTGGACCtcacgaccaccaggcaatcagctttgaactaaggacggattCACAAGGCAGGATaaccgcaccccggaagccgaaatccaaaagaacaccaggatggtctgcaaaagcgatggatgagcaaacactcatggaagtgtggctagacctgcctagcaaagcaggcacctccatggatagagctctccatgttgcacaaagcatctctaaggcgtgtgacgcgtcgatgcctaggataTGCTCATTCTTCACTAAAAGACCCAAttgttggtggaatagtgaacttgccggCCTTCAattgatttgccacagagccagacgaacggcacAGAGGGCAATAGgaaggatcgatcaagggtaaaaggagcatgcctatagggaaactcgcaagaacctcaagctcgccatccagcggagtaacaGGGaacgttttaaggagctctgtttggaagcggacataaatccatggggtagcgcctataaaatcgtgatagGGCgtttcagaggccgatcatctccacagatcacgtgccctatgcccttgttaaaaataatccaggggttatttcccgaACAAGAACGTGGTACTAAAACTTTCCAGCGTCCTcagaatgtgacgccgattccaccagtcaccagggacgagctgctgaagaTCTGCGCTCGAATCGAAAACAGCAAAGCCCCgcgtctggacggcataccgaataaggccctcaaacttgccgtcacaTGTAGATCGGATATGTtcacggagctgttcgaaacgtgcatgtccgagggtatttttccagcaccgtggaagcggcagaagctggtgctgctgcctaaggctggcaaaccgccaggggaaccgtccttaTATAGGGGGCCtgtcagataggcagtatgggttccgtaaagccagatcaaccattgatgccatcaaaatggttactggcttggccgaaaatgcaattcacggaagtaaatattgtgtggtggtcaccctggatgtgaggaatgcattcaactcagccaattggaaccttatacgaaagtctctggcgacgattggtgttcccacctacctcgccgctattatagatagctactAGGCTAGGctaggttacgccgatgatatagcactggttgtgatcgcaaagcatctcgaggatgctgagttgtactccagcgaagcaatcagtgttgttaaggcttgggtagagagtgctggactggcactcgctgaggaaaagacggaagcgatcctcatcactaagcgccgcaaaagaaatgacgcctgcattagaatcgggaatgctatcatcacttccaaaccggccattaaatatttgggggtgatgatagacagaaaactcaattttaagcagcacatagagcatacttgcaaaaaagcgtctgccacgagtatggctctcgcaaggatgatgccgaacgtaggaagaCCGCGGCATGCtcgcaggctgctcatagccagggtggtgagttctattatgctgtatgcagttccagtttggaGAACGCACTGCAGATTTTAGGCTAtgctctggcgtgcccaggcccgagtcttttgaagatttccacctcctcaaaaaaaaaagacagacagacagacagtaaatcgattttaataaggttttgtgtttacacaaaaccttaaaagtgatAGTTTCTATACTCACAATTCCTATTTCCTCTCCTCTCTATCTCTTTGACTACTAGACTTTAATATGTTTCTTCAAGAGTTGCCTTTTGTCATAAATTGTATCGTCTTGAAATGTACGAGCTTATGTTAGTGTAtaatcaaatgcatttttcccTAACGGACCGGTGAAGGGAAAAAAACTTCTGTAAAAGTAAGGTGTCCATTCAACTGGAATTCAATGCAAAGTGTTCTTACTAGTAAAGTGTATTGTAAATATCAATTCAAATCGGTTCCTGAATTTCCTTTATAACTGCAAGAAGTAAAAAAATCCTTCCGGAGACTCCGGGATGGTAAAGGGAATGGGCAAAAAGTTCGTTGGGTGATGAATACCTAAAACTTCTCAAGGAAGTTTTGGACCTGCTTATTTGTTGGTAGAACTTCTGCGCTTTTCGAGTTATTGGTTCTCCCGgacttctttttccgtctgtgaaatcgcttctcggCTCGACTGAGTTCTTGGTAGATCGCTACGCGTTCTGTGAGAATACAATATtagtcggtatgcagcattcttccattacgttgctagcttacattcatcgtcgaatcagccgtctcgacttttcttgcggctgaagccaagtatatttgtggccgtatcaatgataacgttcttcaggtgtttgtgaagatcatttgttgatgcctcatctccaggacatctgttagctgcggttattacggcatccatttctcccttataggtgttaaaGAGGACGGTGCTTCAGTATTCacattcacctgattgtcagaagggattatAGGTggcgttgtaattcgagccggGAGAACTATGCAAGCGAGACGTGAGTGatcggagtctatattggcccccctatatgttttgagatttatcaacgaggcggcgttcaatcagcacgttgtcaatttggttgaaaatggtcccgtctggagaggcccacgaatgtttgtggaccgctttctgcgcaaaccaggtacttcccacAACTATTTCGTGCGTTATTGCTATCTGAAatatccgtagtccgttatcattggtatccctatcaaaggtccgctcaactgtccgactctgcagtctcctctgtaagggcgtgaacgtttatgaggtttaaATTTCTACatttgcctcacaaacgcaAAATGCATAGCTTATatagcttatattttcaaacccgataatagcaggtttcattttttagctgacttggaaacctactccgagcacatcgtTTACtgcatggccgctataatatatggtgtagtggctcttctctaggaaactggTCCTTGTCcagcatctcttgtaacgcttttacattagccttatattgggacaggctaTCAGCTAGTTGCTTAGCAGCTCCAACTCAGTTCAAGGAGTGCACGTTccctgagaaaatgcgcaaatcgttattccgttgtcgttactgggttcgtcgttgtataatcaatccagtccaaggctccatCCGTGGTTTTGTGATggtttgttttccgtgtagggttgtcacccatacccaacctccaacctggagaaccaattggtacaatttgtcccgctttttTGGCGCGGGAGGGTCGCGTTCATCCTTTTCTGTCTGCAGTTTtcaattaagaaagaactcccagcgatcatcatGGGGagatgaagatagggtttggtactcGGGAAATACTGCAGTTGCGGAAATTCACTTGTACTTTTCTCCACTTCACGACACGAGCGGTCGATCCGAGAATCCTGTTTTCCGCCGGTTTCTTTCCACTTTGAATGACCCTTGCTTTGTTGCTACAAAAACTTATGAACAACACTTTACTGCGTATGTGCATTGACACGAACTGCATTCTCTGGCAGGCGAATGGTGACCTACAAAcactttattatattttattcccGAGTTGCCACAATCTCGGCGAATGCCGTATTTTATCTTACTATGttagcactaaatgccaagcatttaggttcggacaATCCTAccaacttaaaagataaaggggcgcaGGTGGTGGTGACCGGCGGTAGGTTAGTCGGAGAATTTGGCGAAACCTCCCCGGAACGTCGAGCACGTGTGctgaatggtgtacttttgcatggtCTGAACCAGACTGTATGAGAGTCCCAGGGATcttggtacaatacctgtaactgacaatattatgggaactagcACCACCCTCCCGAGATTCTAAATTGCTGCCAGTAGCTCATAGTTGTTGTGGTAATGGTTCTTTatcttttattatttgtttgttttttatttatttatattatggtCATTGGAAGCAAGACTTCGATTGTGATGTTGGTTTGAATTTAGAATATATCCCGTACCATGAATCAAAGAGAAATGTCAAGGATGGGTGGGAATCTCAGAAGCGGCGCCTCTCTGAACATCTGGGGAAAAACGAACaatgatcgaggatgtgatctgTCGTACACCTTTCCTTTCGATCACGGCACTTGGGCCCGAAGATTTGCGACTCCACGCGCGGTCGAAGTATTCGAAGAATCAGAGAGGTACAAGCGCAGAGAGGTACAAGCACGTCttgacggaacacttcgatgaaACTTTAGTATTTGCGGAGCGGACCTATACGGTCAATTTCggctttttgtttctttttaggCGAATTATATCAATGAACCATTTCAAGTTCAAGATCATTTTAAACACCAGTTTCCAATGCTTTTGACACACTTCCACCAAGCCTTTTGGAAAATGTTGGTTGATTTGCCATAGTAAAAATACAATCCATGCCAAACTACCCCACCCGTTCTTCTCTCAAAAGCTTTTGAGTAGATGAACAGATCAAAGCTAGAGTATATCTGATAAGTTAAATATGCTATGCCCGAAACGTTAGAGCACATGTGCGTACAGATGAGACGCATGCTTTTCTATTGCTTGTTTTTTATCGATACGAAGTGAAGTTTTATATGTGTATACATTTTTCGCAAGTTTCAAGTTTTGAGAGATTTTATTTAATAGATAATCCCCGAAAAGCGGGGAAAGTACCATACCATCTCGTCATAAATCCCAAAGATGTATTCACTTACTCACCGGGTCGAAGTGTCATCAACCAAAGAAATTAATGCAACACACAATGCCCaataaattgcaaaatatttAGAGTCATCCAAAAATGCATGTAATGCACCATGGCgacattcatatgtacatagcaacgcaaaacaaattaaatttaaattaaaccgGTGATGTAAGTCGAGAATATTTGGGTCTCACGTCGTCTCTATGTTGGTTTCATGCCGTCTATGAAGAGGATTTTTGCTGACCCCGGAAAGAGTAATTGCTCTTGTTATACAAATGCCCTTTCGTGCTTCAGCAGGAGGAATGGAAAGGGGCTGAGTTACTAGAATAACTCACTGCTAATCAACATACCGAAAGAAAGAGCTTATATGTCAGAAGTTTTTCCATCTATCGGCGCTTCTGAAGCGGCTATAAAAAAAGTTCGGAAACAAGCGTCTTACCAGCTCTTTTATTGCCTTTCAACCATCAAACTCATGGTGAACGTCATCTTAAGCAAAAAGACCACTGTAGTTATGGTGTAGTCATCGAACGCAATATCTAAATGCTTCCTTCCTTTCTCGCTTTTTACTAGCAACAGAagtagatattagttttgaaataaaACATTTGTTAGCAAATAAGTTTGATTTTATCTTTTAATTTACTAAAAAGATTACTAGGAACCTAAGAGGGTTTACAGAGAATTCTTAAAAACATTCGTCTATTGATGGTTTCTTGTTTTGGCAATTATTCAACCACCCGTACCAAGCCTTGTATCCCCGCTCCCTTTTGATCACTTTCGCACATTCCAGAGCCTTCTCTATGTCCTCGGTCACCAGTTCTTCACATTTAACATTACAAGTGTTATGACTCCTGATGTGTCCTTGACACCACCACTTATCGTTGATCTGGAATAGGCCGAAATCCCAGCTGCCATTGGTGTTTTTCTTGTTGATCCAATTCGTCTTGAAGTTACTTTCGTGCTGCACTAAACACACCCAATCCGGCAATTCCGACTTTGGTACACCAAGACGAGATAGCTCCGTGGCTAGTGAACATTTGTTGAATTGTTTGCTTTGAACGCGGTTAAAGACTGCAACCAGTAAGATGGTTACTGAGAGAAGTGATAGAGACTTCATCGTTAATATGTTTGCAGGCAGAATGGCACTGTGTTGAGATACTTCTGGGTGAACATATTTATATCAAGCAAAATCGGAATGACGAGGCGAAATTAAAGTACTATCGCTCGGGTTTTTCCTGTAAGATGTTATGCATGTGCACAGATGGGAGTTCTTCCTAGTACCCGAAACGtatcaaatattattttaaatacGTAAAATGTTTTTTCCCGGGGACTAAAATCGCAGTATTCAACTGATATGAAATTTCAAAGATCGTTCATAAATAGAAACGTTCTTTCGATGAACTTACTTGTTTTCGAAGAGCTTTGAACCGACAAATTGTTTTGCAACCGTAGATACTATTTTCATGGAAGTTAGGGGGAATATAAGGAGCTTGAAATGTAATTGAAACAATCCAGAAGAAAATTTCGCGAACAATAAGGGTGTTTATAGCGATCATCTTACTTGAGGGATTCGGCTATGAACTCTGCGTTtgccaggaaaatttagaaatttcaaccttattaacgttcatgcccctataaacaagattgcagagtcggagaaggatattttctacgaggcagttgagcaaaccttcgaagcctgttccaagtatgatatcaaaatcatactgggaGATTTTTACAGTCAAGTAGGTGTAGAACCCGTAGTCAGgcaatacgtcggctcccatagcttagataaggataccaatgataacggactacggattattcgtTAGAAGTATTACACGAAAttgttgctggaagtacctggtttgcgcagaaagcggtccacaaacatacgtgtgcctctccagatgggaccactttcaaccaaattgaccgagcaggcggcgcgagatcttgggctgcacattaatgaaggcaagacgaagtgcatggtggcaacgtcagcaccaaaaccaaaagaacgaacaacattgaatcgcactggtcaaacgaaaaaaaagaagacaggagcccacaactttgagaccgttgataatttctcctatctagggtcgaaaatcacaaccgataacagctatgacgatgaaatccgcgcacggttgttgtctgccaagagagcctatttaagcttacaaaaactgttccgctcgaaacgtctcaccatagggtcaaagttcttactgtacaagacaatgatcttgccagtcctcatgtattcctcggacacttggcttcttagcaagaagaattgcgaactcttggccgcgttcgagagaagaatcatccgaagaattgttggccccctacatgaggatggacgatttcgtagcctacataacgacgaaatctatgagcgataacatgacggtctggttgtggataaaatccggctcaataggttacggtgggcgggtcacttaatccgtatggatgaggatgatccagctcacaAATTCTGTAAgcaaagaagaagaggcagactctgcctgagatggatcgatggcgttagtcaggacgccagacagcttttagggatatagaattggtggacctcggcgcaaacccgggatatttggagttccttattaaggcaggcctagaccggataccggttgttgcgccgttggtgatgatgagaaTCTAGAAGAAAGTTTCAAATTCAGGAAGTTCGAACAAAGTTAGTCATTGATACCATTATCCTCCTTCATTTCA of Hermetia illucens chromosome 4, iHerIll2.2.curated.20191125, whole genome shotgun sequence contains these proteins:
- the LOC119654694 gene encoding lysozyme-like, encoding MKSLSLLSVTILLVAVFNRVQSKQFNKCSLATELSRLGVPKSELPDWVCLVQHESNFKTNWINKKNTNGSWDFGLFQINDKWWCQGHIRSHNTCNVKCEELVTEDIEKALECAKVIKRERGYKAWYGWLNNCQNKKPSIDECF